A window of the Kineococcus rhizosphaerae genome harbors these coding sequences:
- a CDS encoding Na+/H+ antiporter subunit D, whose translation MTEWARVLLPLPVVLPLFAAGLTLALARRPRAQRTISVTALSVVVVAAVTMLVMTDHGSGTYSVDVGGWPAKLGIPLVADRLSTLMLVVSSVVTLAVLLYSLAQGVADGEEGTPVSIYHPTYLVLSAGVSNAFLSGDLFNLYVGFEILLAASYILLTLGGTKARVRAGTTYVVVSLLSSMVFLTAIALIYMATGTVNMAELSLRLRDVDPDVQLVLHLLLLVGFGIKAAVFPLSAWLPDSYPTAPAPVTAVFAGLLTKVGVYAIIRTETLLFPGGQASQLLLWVALATMVVGILGAVAQSDVKRLLSFTLVSHIGYMVFGVALGTAGGLSGAVFYVAHHITVQTTLFLVTGLIERYAGSTSLDALGSLAKRTPLLAVLFFVPAMNLAGIPPFSGFLGKLGLLQAGVDVGTWQAYVLVAGGVVTSLLTLYAIAKVWNRAFWQEPQTEPSGEVGGLATATRVGTRTPLGMVVPTAALVVVGVGITVIAGPLFGISDRAAQDLLDRTPYTSTVLHDRVPEVGE comes from the coding sequence GTGACCGAGTGGGCGCGCGTCCTCCTCCCCCTGCCCGTCGTCCTGCCGCTGTTCGCGGCGGGCCTGACCCTGGCGCTGGCCCGCCGGCCCCGGGCGCAGCGCACGATCTCCGTGACCGCGCTGAGCGTCGTGGTCGTCGCCGCGGTCACGATGCTCGTGATGACCGACCACGGCAGCGGGACGTACTCCGTCGACGTGGGCGGCTGGCCCGCCAAGCTCGGGATCCCGCTCGTCGCGGACCGGTTGTCGACGCTCATGCTCGTCGTGAGTTCCGTCGTGACCCTCGCCGTCCTGCTGTACTCCCTCGCCCAGGGCGTCGCCGACGGCGAGGAGGGCACGCCGGTCTCGATCTACCACCCGACGTACCTCGTGCTGTCCGCGGGCGTCTCGAACGCGTTCCTGTCCGGGGACCTGTTCAACCTGTACGTCGGGTTCGAGATCCTGCTGGCCGCCAGCTACATCCTGCTGACCCTCGGCGGGACGAAAGCGCGCGTGCGGGCCGGGACGACGTACGTCGTCGTGAGCCTGCTGTCGTCCATGGTGTTCCTCACGGCCATCGCCCTGATCTACATGGCGACCGGGACCGTGAACATGGCCGAACTCTCGCTGCGGCTGCGCGACGTCGACCCCGACGTGCAGCTCGTCCTGCACCTGCTGCTGCTCGTCGGGTTCGGCATCAAGGCCGCGGTGTTCCCGCTGTCGGCGTGGCTGCCGGACTCCTACCCGACGGCGCCCGCGCCCGTGACCGCGGTGTTCGCCGGGTTGCTGACCAAGGTCGGCGTCTACGCGATCATCCGGACCGAGACCCTGCTGTTCCCCGGCGGGCAGGCGTCGCAGCTGCTGCTGTGGGTGGCGCTGGCGACGATGGTCGTCGGGATCCTCGGTGCCGTCGCCCAGAGCGACGTGAAGCGTCTGCTGTCGTTCACCCTCGTCAGCCACATCGGGTACATGGTGTTCGGCGTCGCGCTCGGGACGGCCGGCGGGCTGTCGGGCGCGGTGTTCTACGTCGCGCACCACATCACCGTGCAGACGACGCTGTTCCTCGTGACGGGGCTCATCGAGCGCTACGCGGGCAGCACCTCGCTCGACGCGCTGGGCTCGCTCGCGAAGCGCACGCCGCTGCTGGCGGTCCTGTTCTTCGTCCCCGCCATGAACCTCGCGGGGATCCCGCCGTTCTCGGGGTTCCTCGGCAAGCTCGGGCTGCTGCAGGCCGGCGTCGACGTCGGGACGTGGCAGGCGTACGTCCTCGTCGCCGGGGGCGTCGTCACGTCGCTGCTCACGCTCTACGCCATCGCGAAGGTGTGGAACCGCGCCTTCTGGCAGGAACCGCAGACCGAACCGTCCGGCGAGGTCGGCGGCCTGGCCACCGCGACCCGCGTCGGCACCCGCACCCCGCTCGGGATGGTCGTGCCGACGGCGGCGCTCGTCGTCGTCGGGGTGGGCATCACCGTCATCGCCGGGCCGTTGTTCGGCATCAGCGACCGCGCGGCGCAGGACCTGCTGGACCGCACGCCGTACACGTCGACCGTCCTGCACGACCGGGTCCCGGAGGTGGGCGAGTGA
- a CDS encoding Na+/H+ antiporter subunit E, producing MNAKVLSLRERVSVPLLVWLVVLWLLLWGDLSWANVISGTVLALLVTLVLPMPTVSLGIRIRPLRIVALLARFAADLFAASAQVAWLTVRPGRQPRNSVVKVPLHSGSDLFVTMTAEMVSLVPGSVIVELGAPSLQGGQGSIYVHALGVDTEEGRQRIRREVLLTERRILKTFATPQVYAEYLDRCRADGSDSLCEGSPA from the coding sequence GTGAACGCCAAGGTCCTGTCGCTGCGCGAACGCGTGAGCGTCCCGCTGCTGGTCTGGCTCGTCGTCCTGTGGCTGCTGCTGTGGGGCGACCTGTCGTGGGCAAACGTGATCTCCGGGACGGTGCTGGCCCTGCTCGTCACGCTGGTGCTGCCGATGCCGACGGTCTCGCTCGGGATCCGGATCCGGCCGTTGCGGATCGTGGCGCTGCTCGCGCGGTTCGCCGCCGACCTGTTCGCCGCGAGCGCCCAGGTGGCGTGGCTGACGGTCCGTCCGGGGCGGCAGCCGCGCAACTCCGTGGTGAAGGTCCCGCTGCACTCCGGCTCGGACCTGTTCGTCACGATGACCGCGGAGATGGTCTCGCTCGTGCCGGGCTCGGTCATCGTCGAGCTCGGGGCGCCGTCGCTGCAAGGCGGTCAGGGGTCGATCTACGTCCACGCGCTCGGGGTCGACACCGAGGAAGGGCGGCAGCGGATCCGCCGCGAGGTGCTGCTCACCGAGCGCCGCATCCTGAAGACGTTCGCGACCCCGCAGGTGTACGCGGAGTACCTCGACCGCTGCCGGGCCGACGGGTCCGACAGCCTGTGCGAAGGGAGCCCGGCGTGA
- a CDS encoding monovalent cation/H+ antiporter complex subunit F — translation MNPVVVALCVGMLFVAALCALIRVAKGPTMLDRVVALDVVVATVVIGLCVEAAANRHATTLPVIVVLALVGFVGSVSVARYAAKESDEERGKR, via the coding sequence GTGAACCCCGTGGTCGTCGCCCTGTGCGTGGGCATGTTGTTCGTCGCGGCGCTGTGCGCGCTGATCCGCGTCGCGAAGGGCCCGACGATGCTGGACCGGGTCGTCGCCCTGGACGTCGTCGTCGCGACCGTCGTCATCGGGTTGTGCGTGGAGGCCGCGGCCAACCGGCACGCGACGACGCTGCCCGTGATCGTCGTCCTGGCGCTCGTGGGGTTCGTGGGGTCGGTCAGCGTCGCGCGGTACGCGGCGAAGGAGTCGGACGAGGAGAGGGGGAAGCGGTGA
- the mnhG gene encoding monovalent cation/H(+) antiporter subunit G, whose product MNPVAEVVVSIALLLGCLLTVLAAVGLLRLSDLLARMHTTAKPQVLGVLLALVGVGLQLHRATDIAMIVAIGAFQLLTVPVAAHMVGRAAYRTGQVDPSVLAHDDLAEELERERRSAG is encoded by the coding sequence GTGAACCCGGTCGCCGAGGTGGTCGTCTCGATCGCGCTGCTGCTGGGCTGCCTGCTGACGGTGCTGGCGGCCGTCGGGTTGCTGCGGCTGTCCGACCTGCTGGCCCGCATGCACACCACGGCCAAGCCCCAGGTGCTCGGGGTCCTGCTGGCCCTGGTGGGGGTCGGGCTGCAGCTGCACCGGGCCACCGACATCGCCATGATCGTCGCGATCGGCGCGTTCCAGCTCCTGACGGTGCCCGTCGCCGCGCACATGGTGGGGCGCGCGGCGTACCGGACGGGGCAGGTCGACCCGTCGGTGCTCGCGCACGACGACCTGGCCGAGGAGCTGGAGCGGGAGCGGCGCTCGGCGGGGTGA
- a CDS encoding helix-turn-helix transcriptional regulator, translating into MSDPAPALSALERRLLELVADGRSLVGAGAELSLDVETVTRTVAGLRDRFDVGSTAAVISAARTAGLIVRPRTSGEQLT; encoded by the coding sequence GTGAGCGACCCGGCGCCTGCGTTGTCCGCGCTCGAACGACGGTTGCTCGAACTCGTCGCCGACGGGCGGTCCCTCGTGGGTGCGGGAGCCGAGCTCTCCCTGGACGTGGAGACCGTGACCCGGACGGTGGCCGGGTTGCGGGACCGCTTCGACGTCGGCAGCACCGCAGCCGTGATCTCGGCCGCCCGCACCGCCGGGCTGATCGTCCGGCCCCGGACGAGCGGGGAGCAGCTCACCTGA
- a CDS encoding metal-dependent hydrolase encodes MGPAHAASGLAAGALTLGLASTHLGIDRPLEQLAWVVACGGFAYLPDLDQKGSTAGSMWGPPTRWLSRAIGVLARRHRGGTHDVVVAPLAFGLLAAFAASNHWSALVVLALGIGLALHSVAQYIPGDTEKTALGNLVVSFAAAWWLTKQGVVVPWLPVAVAGGVVVHVAGDALTTDGVPVPFTTWLRKKPVTVGLRLFRAGRGPEPLLQYFVFPVLTVLGLVRYVEPVRNLLIPLV; translated from the coding sequence ATGGGCCCGGCGCACGCCGCCAGCGGGTTGGCGGCGGGAGCCCTGACCCTCGGCCTCGCCTCGACGCACCTCGGCATCGACCGACCCCTCGAACAGCTCGCGTGGGTCGTCGCCTGCGGCGGCTTCGCCTACCTGCCCGACCTCGACCAGAAGGGTTCCACCGCCGGCTCCATGTGGGGCCCGCCCACCCGCTGGCTGTCGCGGGCCATCGGCGTCCTCGCCCGCCGCCACCGCGGCGGCACCCACGACGTCGTCGTGGCCCCGCTCGCCTTCGGCCTGCTCGCCGCGTTCGCCGCGAGCAACCACTGGTCGGCGCTGGTCGTGCTCGCGCTGGGCATCGGCCTGGCCCTGCACTCCGTCGCCCAGTACATCCCCGGCGACACCGAGAAGACCGCGCTGGGCAACCTCGTCGTGTCCTTCGCCGCCGCCTGGTGGCTGACGAAGCAGGGCGTCGTGGTGCCCTGGCTGCCCGTCGCGGTCGCCGGCGGCGTCGTCGTCCACGTCGCCGGCGACGCCCTCACCACCGACGGTGTGCCCGTGCCGTTCACGACGTGGCTGCGCAAGAAGCCCGTGACGGTGGGGTTGCGGCTGTTCCGCGCCGGCCGCGGGCCCGAACCGCTGCTGCAGTACTTCGTTTTCCCGGTGCTGACCGTGCTCGGGCTGGTGCGCTACGTCGAGCCGGTGCGCAACCTCCTGATCCCGCTCGTGTGA
- a CDS encoding Vms1/Ankzf1 family peptidyl-tRNA hydrolase has product MKLDWLKDVALDPGPHVTVYTDATRDRETGAHDIDLRWHEARTALAGQGAPEPALVALDAVATEPTGVGGHVGRAMIATATGLELDVVLPAPPPQEEATTGPVAHLMPLVRSTADDVRYVLVELDRAGADITVTSSGALRAADVHSVEGGHDLLHKGSGDNRAEHRYQHAVQDSWDHNAAAVADDVADLVRREHPDVVLVTGDAKAVAAFKDKAPVALTQLLCEVKGGGRAAGTRERAFTANVAHALDEVRTRRRQAVVDRFVQERGRQGRAVEGLGPVVAALRAGQVATLLLLDDPTATGHLWAGTGPLELATTTTDLHAIGVRDVEEVRTDAALVRALAASDAEIELVPRPEEDGQEPLLAMADGIGALLRYTT; this is encoded by the coding sequence GTGAAGCTGGACTGGCTGAAGGACGTGGCCCTGGATCCGGGGCCGCACGTCACCGTCTACACCGACGCCACCAGGGACCGGGAGACCGGAGCCCACGACATCGACCTCCGCTGGCACGAGGCCCGCACCGCCCTCGCCGGTCAGGGCGCCCCCGAACCGGCCCTCGTCGCCCTCGACGCCGTCGCCACCGAACCCACCGGCGTCGGCGGCCACGTCGGCCGCGCCATGATCGCCACGGCCACCGGCCTCGAGCTCGACGTCGTCCTGCCGGCACCGCCGCCGCAGGAGGAGGCCACCACCGGCCCCGTCGCCCACCTCATGCCCCTCGTCCGCTCCACCGCCGACGACGTCCGCTACGTCCTCGTCGAGCTCGACCGCGCCGGCGCCGACATCACCGTCACCAGCTCCGGCGCTCTGCGGGCCGCCGACGTCCACTCCGTCGAGGGCGGGCACGACCTGCTCCACAAGGGCTCCGGCGACAACCGCGCCGAGCACCGCTACCAGCACGCCGTCCAGGACTCCTGGGACCACAACGCCGCCGCCGTCGCCGACGACGTCGCCGATCTCGTGCGCCGCGAGCACCCCGACGTCGTCCTCGTCACCGGCGACGCCAAGGCCGTCGCCGCGTTCAAGGACAAGGCCCCGGTCGCCCTCACCCAGCTCCTGTGCGAGGTCAAGGGCGGCGGCCGCGCCGCCGGGACCCGCGAACGGGCCTTCACCGCCAACGTCGCCCACGCCCTCGACGAGGTCCGCACGCGCCGCCGGCAGGCCGTCGTCGACCGCTTCGTGCAGGAGCGCGGCCGCCAGGGCCGGGCCGTCGAGGGCCTCGGACCCGTCGTCGCCGCCCTGCGCGCCGGCCAGGTCGCGACCCTCCTGCTCCTCGACGACCCCACCGCCACCGGCCACCTGTGGGCCGGGACGGGTCCCCTGGAGCTGGCCACCACGACCACCGACCTGCACGCGATCGGCGTCCGCGACGTCGAGGAGGTCCGCACCGACGCGGCCCTCGTGCGTGCCCTGGCCGCCTCCGACGCCGAGATCGAGCTCGTCCCGCGCCCCGAGGAGGACGGGCAGGAGCCCCTGCTGGCCATGGCCGACGGCATCGGCGCCCTCCTGCGGTACACCACCTGA
- a CDS encoding YchJ family protein: MITDDAPCPCGWGEPFAGCCGRYLSRGAEADAPTAEALMRSRYTAFVVGDVEHLLRSWHPSTRPADLDLDPDVEWKRLVVLGTDRGSPFDDEGTVEFEAHYRLSGRRGVQHEASAFVRAQGRWVYEGPIGNRVA; this comes from the coding sequence GTGATCACCGACGACGCGCCCTGCCCCTGCGGTTGGGGCGAGCCCTTCGCCGGCTGCTGCGGCCGCTACCTCTCCCGGGGCGCCGAGGCCGACGCCCCGACGGCCGAGGCCCTCATGCGCTCGCGCTACACCGCCTTCGTCGTGGGCGACGTGGAGCACCTGCTGCGCAGCTGGCACCCGTCCACCCGCCCGGCCGACCTCGACCTGGACCCGGACGTGGAGTGGAAGCGGCTCGTGGTCCTGGGCACCGACCGGGGCAGCCCCTTCGACGACGAGGGGACCGTCGAGTTCGAGGCCCACTACCGCCTCAGCGGACGCCGGGGCGTGCAGCACGAGGCGTCGGCCTTCGTGCGCGCGCAGGGGCGTTGGGTGTACGAAGGGCCGATCGGAAACCGAGTCGCGTGA
- a CDS encoding LacI family DNA-binding transcriptional regulator, with translation MTRPTIRSVAARAGVSKSLVSLVLQGSPKVSDERRAAVLAAMDELGYRPDPTAQSLAQGRTRAIGLVLDDLRNPWFVDVLEGLRPVLREAGLRPVLAESRSEPEAPRTFADLRVDGLVVIGTLPDLSVVAEVAETVPTVLAGTRLDPGDPLDVDVVAGDDAAGTRLAVEHVLALGHRRVAHVGGEGPVGRLRRQAFERAVADGAGEPLVELGAMTEDAGHRAGLALLCREDPPTAVVAANDAVAVGVLAAAADLGVDVPGRLSVVGYDDTSTARLRAVSLTSVDNSAHEVGRLAAVRLLARLADPGAPADLQLVAPRLVVRATTAPRGARMTG, from the coding sequence GTGACCCGCCCGACCATCCGCAGCGTCGCAGCGCGCGCCGGCGTCTCCAAGTCGCTCGTCTCCCTCGTCCTGCAGGGCTCCCCGAAGGTCTCCGACGAACGGCGCGCCGCCGTCCTGGCTGCGATGGACGAGCTCGGCTACCGCCCCGACCCCACCGCGCAGAGCCTCGCCCAGGGCCGCACGCGCGCCATCGGCCTCGTCCTCGACGACCTGCGCAACCCCTGGTTCGTCGACGTCCTCGAGGGGCTGCGCCCCGTCCTGCGGGAGGCGGGGCTGCGCCCGGTCCTGGCCGAGTCCCGCAGCGAGCCCGAGGCCCCCCGCACCTTCGCCGACCTGCGCGTCGACGGCCTCGTCGTCATCGGCACCCTGCCCGACCTGTCGGTGGTCGCGGAGGTCGCCGAGACCGTCCCGACCGTCCTGGCCGGCACCCGCCTCGACCCCGGCGACCCCCTCGACGTCGACGTCGTCGCGGGGGACGACGCGGCCGGGACCCGGCTGGCCGTCGAGCACGTCCTGGCCCTGGGGCACCGGCGGGTCGCGCACGTCGGCGGCGAGGGCCCCGTCGGCCGTCTGCGCCGGCAGGCCTTCGAGCGGGCCGTGGCCGACGGGGCGGGGGAGCCCCTCGTCGAGCTCGGCGCCATGACCGAGGACGCCGGGCACCGCGCGGGGCTGGCGCTGCTGTGCCGCGAGGACCCCCCGACCGCCGTCGTCGCCGCCAACGACGCCGTCGCCGTCGGGGTCCTGGCCGCCGCGGCCGACCTGGGCGTGGACGTGCCGGGACGGCTGTCGGTCGTCGGCTACGACGACACCTCCACCGCCCGGCTGCGCGCGGTGTCGCTGACCAGCGTCGACAACTCCGCCCACGAGGTCGGTCGGCTGGCCGCCGTCCGGCTGCTCGCCCGGCTGGCGGACCCCGGTGCCCCCGCGGACCTGCAGCTGGTCGCGCCGCGGCTCGTGGTGCGGGCGACGACGGCCCCGCGAGGCGCGAGGATGACCGGGTGA
- a CDS encoding Gfo/Idh/MocA family protein, protein MSDLHLGLAGVGRIGVMHAHTIVATPGVGRLTVTDVDADRARQVGAEVGADSAADVEALLAAGIDGLVVATGTAQHPELIRAGVEAGIPVFSEKPVAPDVALSLPVLDFIARRDGVVRIGHQRRYDAGYLEAKRAFTAGELGWLHAIRAVTCDVTPPPVSFLATSGGLFRDCSVHDFDVIRWITGREVVEVYARGSNNGDPAIGEVGDVDSALAVCTLDDGTLAVVTASRYNGAGHDVRLELQGSKGSIEVGLDERTALRSAEPGVTFPGGTPHTTFAERFADAYRAEIAAFADLVRGIDGELCRPEDAVAASKVADAAQESLITGVPVRVG, encoded by the coding sequence ATGTCCGATCTCCACCTCGGCCTGGCCGGTGTCGGTCGCATCGGCGTCATGCACGCCCACACCATCGTCGCCACCCCCGGCGTCGGGCGGCTCACCGTCACCGACGTCGACGCCGACCGCGCGCGGCAGGTCGGCGCCGAGGTGGGCGCCGACTCGGCCGCCGACGTCGAGGCCCTGCTCGCCGCCGGGATCGACGGCCTCGTCGTGGCCACCGGCACCGCCCAGCACCCCGAGCTGATCCGCGCCGGCGTCGAGGCCGGGATCCCCGTCTTCTCCGAGAAGCCCGTCGCCCCCGACGTCGCCCTCTCGCTGCCCGTCCTGGACTTCATCGCCCGCCGCGACGGCGTCGTCCGCATCGGCCACCAGCGCCGCTACGACGCCGGGTACCTGGAGGCCAAGCGCGCCTTCACCGCCGGCGAGCTCGGCTGGCTGCACGCGATCCGCGCCGTGACCTGCGACGTCACACCCCCGCCGGTGTCGTTCCTGGCCACCTCCGGCGGGCTGTTCCGCGACTGCAGCGTCCACGACTTCGACGTCATCCGCTGGATCACCGGCCGCGAGGTCGTCGAGGTCTACGCGCGCGGCTCCAACAACGGCGACCCCGCCATCGGGGAGGTCGGCGACGTCGACTCCGCGCTGGCCGTCTGCACCCTCGACGACGGGACCCTCGCCGTCGTCACCGCCTCGCGCTACAACGGCGCCGGCCACGACGTCCGGCTCGAGCTGCAGGGCTCCAAGGGCTCGATCGAGGTCGGCCTCGACGAGCGCACCGCGCTGCGCTCGGCCGAACCCGGCGTCACCTTCCCCGGCGGCACCCCGCACACCACGTTCGCCGAGCGCTTCGCCGACGCCTACCGCGCCGAGATCGCCGCCTTCGCCGACCTCGTCCGCGGGATCGACGGGGAGCTGTGCCGGCCCGAGGACGCCGTCGCGGCCTCCAAGGTGGCGGACGCGGCGCAGGAGTCGCTCATCACCGGGGTGCCGGTGCGGGTGGGCTGA
- a CDS encoding DUF1772 domain-containing protein, translating to MSTVLLVVSAAGVVLLGLSAGVHLSGLAALNPTLRDVDSRSYVTVKQSADRHFEPFMRPLTLSGLVALLAQTLLAALGGRTAVAVVAGSALVVAGAALVAVLRGDLPINRRMSGWRPEAPPADWTVWRGRWERFFLVRTVATVLAFLAALAALLLVR from the coding sequence GTGAGCACGGTCCTGCTCGTGGTGAGCGCGGCGGGTGTCGTGCTCCTCGGCCTGTCCGCCGGGGTGCACCTCAGCGGTCTGGCCGCGCTGAACCCGACGCTGCGCGACGTGGACAGCCGCAGCTACGTCACCGTCAAGCAGTCGGCCGACCGGCACTTCGAGCCGTTCATGCGCCCGTTGACCCTGAGCGGGCTCGTCGCGCTGCTCGCCCAGACGCTCCTGGCCGCCCTCGGCGGGCGCACCGCCGTCGCCGTCGTCGCCGGCTCGGCCCTGGTCGTCGCCGGCGCCGCACTGGTCGCGGTGCTGCGGGGCGACCTGCCGATCAACCGGCGGATGAGCGGGTGGCGGCCCGAGGCCCCGCCCGCCGACTGGACCGTCTGGCGGGGCCGCTGGGAACGCTTCTTCCTCGTGCGCACGGTCGCGACGGTCCTGGCCTTCCTGGCCGCGCTCGCCGCGCTCCTGCTGGTCCGCTGA
- a CDS encoding LCP family protein, which produces MPTSTDREPQREVPGAGRRARGAHSDHAHGTAFKVLRGFLVAAVVLTVLAAGGGVFAYYKLQGNINAQDLGNLVGAKPSDESTVDPTTGQDAVNILVMGSDTRDLSDGSGDEYGGESADPGARSDTTVLVHLAADRKSATLVSIPRDSMVQIPSCTTSDGQTTKAQKGMFNSAFSLGGAACTIKTVQALTQVPIDHYVVVDFSGFRSMIDALGGVTICTPDAIDDKASNLHLTAGTHDDVDGETALAYARVRHIGDGSDISRIGRQQALMSSMVQKVTSSAILTRPDKLYSFLDAATKSVTTDTGLASLSEIASLAQSLQKVPANGVQFVTVPTEEYPANKNRVQWTPAAATLWQQIRTDTAGPAASTPTASATADPSTSSELLVAPSKISVQVLNVGGTAGVAGTVSKGLTGVGFVGAGTGDGTAHSATADVLVRYGTGRQDSANTVAAALGGATTQLDASLGKNIVVEVKSVVTVTDVRSRVTGTPAATPTPTPTITGRVASDSICA; this is translated from the coding sequence GTGCCCACTTCCACTGACCGCGAGCCGCAGCGCGAGGTCCCCGGAGCCGGTCGCCGCGCCCGCGGCGCCCACTCCGACCACGCGCACGGCACCGCCTTCAAGGTGCTGCGCGGGTTCCTCGTCGCGGCCGTCGTCCTGACGGTCCTCGCGGCCGGGGGTGGGGTGTTCGCGTACTACAAGCTCCAGGGCAACATCAACGCCCAGGACCTCGGCAACCTCGTCGGGGCCAAGCCCTCGGACGAGTCGACGGTCGACCCGACCACGGGCCAGGACGCCGTCAACATCCTCGTCATGGGCAGCGACACCCGGGACCTGTCCGACGGCTCCGGCGACGAGTACGGCGGCGAGTCCGCCGACCCCGGCGCCCGCTCGGACACCACGGTGCTGGTGCACCTGGCCGCCGACCGCAAGAGCGCGACGCTGGTGAGCATCCCGCGCGACTCGATGGTCCAGATTCCGTCCTGCACGACGTCGGACGGGCAGACCACCAAGGCCCAGAAGGGCATGTTCAACTCCGCGTTCTCCCTCGGGGGCGCGGCGTGCACGATCAAGACGGTCCAGGCCCTGACGCAGGTGCCGATCGACCACTACGTCGTCGTCGACTTCTCCGGGTTCCGCTCGATGATCGACGCCCTGGGCGGGGTCACGATCTGCACCCCGGACGCGATCGACGACAAGGCGTCCAACCTGCACCTGACGGCGGGCACGCACGACGACGTGGACGGGGAGACGGCGCTGGCGTACGCGCGGGTCCGCCACATCGGCGACGGCTCGGACATCTCGCGCATCGGGCGCCAGCAGGCGCTGATGAGCTCGATGGTCCAGAAGGTCACCAGCTCGGCGATCCTGACCCGCCCGGACAAGCTGTACTCGTTCCTGGACGCCGCCACGAAGTCCGTCACGACGGACACGGGCCTGGCGAGCCTGTCGGAGATCGCGTCGCTGGCGCAGTCGCTGCAGAAGGTGCCCGCGAACGGCGTGCAGTTCGTCACGGTGCCGACGGAGGAGTACCCGGCGAACAAGAACCGGGTGCAGTGGACGCCGGCGGCGGCCACGCTGTGGCAGCAGATCCGCACCGACACCGCCGGCCCGGCGGCCTCGACGCCGACGGCCAGCGCCACGGCCGACCCCTCGACCAGCTCGGAGCTGCTGGTCGCGCCGTCGAAGATCTCCGTCCAGGTCCTCAACGTGGGCGGGACGGCCGGGGTCGCGGGCACGGTCTCGAAGGGGCTGACGGGCGTCGGGTTCGTGGGCGCGGGCACCGGCGACGGCACGGCGCACTCGGCGACCGCGGACGTGCTGGTGCGCTACGGCACGGGGCGGCAGGACTCGGCGAACACGGTCGCCGCGGCCCTGGGCGGGGCGACGACCCAGCTCGACGCGAGCCTGGGCAAGAACATCGTCGTCGAGGTGAAGTCCGTCGTGACGGTCACCGACGTGCGCTCGCGGGTGACGGGCACGCCCGCGGCGACGCCGACGCCGACCCCGACGATCACGGGCCGGGTCGCCTCGGACAGCATCTGCGCCTGA
- a CDS encoding class E sortase, translated as MIRRTTSVLGELLLTAGVLTLLFVVWQLYWTDLTSGKVQAATVSSLEQRWGPSTPAPTAPATQPVADPPVDPVAVPALGDPFAIVYVPRFGGDYAVPVVEGTGTEELKDGIGHYVQSVMPGQVGNFAIAGHRVTYGKPFNRIAELQDGDAVVVATATQWLTYRVRSHEIVSPQQVSVIAPVPDQPGVTPTQAWLTMTACHPMHSARQRYVVHAQLESVRDRSDGEPPSLAPVGD; from the coding sequence GTGATCCGCCGGACCACCTCGGTGCTCGGCGAGCTCCTGCTGACGGCCGGGGTGCTGACCCTGCTGTTCGTCGTGTGGCAGCTGTACTGGACGGACCTGACGTCGGGGAAGGTCCAGGCCGCGACGGTCTCCTCCCTGGAGCAGCGCTGGGGTCCCTCGACGCCGGCGCCGACCGCCCCGGCGACGCAGCCCGTGGCGGACCCGCCCGTGGACCCCGTCGCCGTGCCCGCGCTGGGGGACCCGTTCGCGATCGTCTACGTCCCGCGCTTCGGCGGCGACTACGCCGTGCCCGTCGTGGAGGGCACCGGCACCGAGGAGCTGAAGGACGGCATCGGGCACTACGTGCAGTCGGTCATGCCGGGGCAGGTCGGCAACTTCGCCATCGCCGGGCACCGGGTGACGTACGGCAAGCCGTTCAACCGGATCGCCGAGCTGCAGGACGGCGACGCCGTCGTCGTCGCGACGGCGACGCAGTGGCTGACGTACCGGGTGCGCTCGCACGAGATCGTCAGCCCGCAGCAGGTGTCCGTCATCGCGCCCGTGCCCGACCAGCCGGGCGTGACGCCCACGCAGGCGTGGCTGACGATGACGGCCTGCCACCCGATGCACTCGGCGCGCCAGCGCTACGTGGTCCACGCGCAGCTGGAGTCGGTGCGCGACCGTTCGGACGGCGAACCGCCGTCCCTGGCCCCGGTGGGGGACTGA